Part of the Streptomyces antimycoticus genome, CCGCGTGTTTGGGGCGGCTGGCTGGGGTGTCCGGGCGGAGCCCCGGCGGGTTCGGTGCAGCGCCTCTGGGGTTCGGTGGGGAGCCCCAGAGGTCTGGGGGGGTGCCCGGGGGTTTGGGGCGGAGCCCCAGGAGGGGCTCGGGGCGGAGCCCCAGGGGGCCCGGGGGCTTGCACCGGGTTCGGGGAGGGGTGGGGTGGGGAAGGGCCCGCCGCAGGCGCTACGCCCCCCACCCCGCCTGCTGCCCGCCCACCCGCTCCGAAACGATCCGCTCCGCCCATCCCGAGCCCCGGTACGCGCCCATCGGGTCGGCATCGATGCCCAGTTCCTCACGGACCTCGGCGAGCAGCGGCCGTACGTCCGTGTTGTAGGCGTCCATCAGCACCGCGTTGGCGCCCAGCACGTCGCCCGTGCGCTGGGCGGCGGCCAGTGCGTCCCCGTCGACCAGGAGGGCCTTGGCCGTGGCCTCCTGGACGTTCATGACGGAACGGATGATCGCCGGGATCTTGGGCTCGATGTTGTGGCACTGGTCGAGCATGAAGGCGACCCCCGAGGTCAGCCCCCCGCCGCGGACCACCTCGTACATGATCCGGAAGAGCTGGAAGGGGTCGGCGGCGCCCACCATCAGGTCGTCGTCCGCGTAGAAGCGGGAGTTGAAGTCGAAGGCGCCGAGCTTCTTCTCACGCAGGAGGAGGGCGACGATGAACTCGATGTTGGTGCCGGGGGCGTGGTGGCCGGTGTCGACGCAGACCTGGGCCTTGGGGCCGAGCTTCAGGCAGTGGGCGTAGGCGGTGCCCCAGTCCGGGACGTCCGTGGTGTAGAAGGCGGGCTCGAAGAACTTGTACTCCAGCAGCATGCGCTGGTCGTCGCCGAGACGGTCGTAGACGGCGGTCAGGGCCTCGCCGAGGCGGTCCTGGCGGGCCGCGATGTCGTCCTGGCCGGGATAGTTGGTGCCGTCGGAGAACCAGAGCTTGAGGTCACGGGAGCCCGTGGCGTCCATGATGTCGACGCACTCCAGGAGGTGGTCCAGCGCCTTGCGGCGGACCGCCGGGTCGGGGTGGGTGACCGAGCCCAGCTTGTAGTCGTCGTCCTGGAAGACGTTGGAGTTGATGGCGCCCAGTTTCAGGCCGCGTTCCTCCGCGTATTTGGCGAGCGCCCCGTAGTCCTCGACCCGGTCCCAGGGGATGTGGAGGGCGACGGTGGGCGCCACTTTGGTGAAGGCGTGCACCTGGGCGGCGTCGTCCAGCTTCTCCTGGGGGGAGCGCGGGACACCGGGCTGGGCGAAGACCTTGAACCGGGTTCCGGAGTTGCCGTACGCCCATGACGGCGTCTCGACCGCCTGGCTCTTGAGGGCCGCCTTCACGGCTGGAACGTCAGACATGAATCTCCTTCATGAAACGATTCAAGAAACCTAGCCGCGCGGTCCGCCACGCGTCAAGAAGTGGTGGGTCCCCGAGCCCACGGCGAACACCGCGCAGCCGTCCGCCATCCGCAGCAGCCGGCCGCCGCGACGGGTGATGTCCGAGGCGCGGCGGGCGGGGACCCAGATCTGTGCGGTGGTGTTGACGGGGATGGACACCGTGAGGGTGAAGTCCTCGCCCTGGGACCAGCGGGTGGTGACCGGGCCGTAGAGGGAGTCGTAGCGGCCTTCGGCGGAGCGCACCTCGCCGCCCGGGCGGGGCCGGATGAGGATCTCGCGGAAGCCGGGGGCGGCGGGGGCGATCCCGGTGATGTTCTGGTACATCCACTCGCCGACCGAGCCGTAGGCGTAGTGGTTGAACGAGTTCATCCCGACGTCCTGGAAGCTCCCGTCCGGCTTGATGGAGTCCCAGCGCTCCCACATCGTGGTCGCGCCCCGGTCGATCTGGTACCCCCAGGAGGGGAAGGTGCGCTGGTGGAGCAGGCGGTAGGCGACGTCGGTGTGACCGGTCTCGGTGAGGGTCGGGAGCAGCCGCGGGGTGCCGAGGAAACCGGTGGACAGATGCCAGTCGCGCTCCTGGACGAGGGCCACGAGCCGGTCGGCGGCGGGCTTGCGGAGCGCGGCGGGGAGCAGGTCCATGGAGAGCGCCAGGACGTACGCGGTCTGGGTGTCGCCCTTGATCCTGCCGTCGGGGGAGACGTAGGCGCGGTTGAAGGCCGCCTTGATGCGGGTCAGGAGGTCTTCGTACGGGGCCGGGTCCTCGTCCAGGACGTGCGCCGTGCGGGCGACGAGGTCGGTGGCGTGGGCGAAGTACGCGGTGGCGATGACGTCCTTGGGGGTGTCCGCCTCGACGCTGAGCCAGTCGCCGTAGCCCTCGGCGGGCCGCAGCAGACCGGTGCTGTGCTTTTCCAGGTAGGTGATCCAGCGGCGCATGGCCGGCCAGTTGTCGCGCAGCACCTGAGTGTCGCCGTACGCCTGATAGAGGTTCCAGGGCACGGTCACTCCGGCGTCGCCCCAGCCCGCGACGCCGTCGCCGACGTCGCCGAGGTTGGGTGCCACGTTGGGGAAGGAGCCGTCGTCGGTCTGGCCGTCGCGCATGTCCTGGAGCCACTTGGTGAGGAAGCGGGCGGACTCCATGGCGTACGCGGCGGTGCTGGAGAACACGTTGATGTCGCCGGTCCAGCCGAGCCGTTCGTCCCGCGCCGGGGTGTCGGTGGGGATGGACAGGAAGTTGCCGCGCAGGCCCCAGGTGATGTTGGAGTGGAGCTGGTTGAGCAGCGCCGAGTCGGTGTGGAAGGACAGGGTGAACGGGGCGGCGGTGTGCATGACGCGGCCCGTGACCGCGTCGGGGGAGGGCTTTCCGGGGTAGCCCGTGACCTCGACGTAGCGGAAGCCGTGGAAGGTGAAGCGCGGCTCGTAGGTCTCGGGGCCGCCGCCCTTGAGGGTGTACGTGTCGACGGGGCGGGCGGTGCGCAGGTTGGCCGTGTAGGCGGTGCCGTCGGGGTCCAGCACCTCGGCGTGGCGGATCCGGATCTTTCGGCCGGCCGGGCCGGAGACCGTGAGGCGGACGCTGCCGACCATGTTCTGGCCCAGGTCGAAGAGGTGGACGCCGGGGGCGGGTTCGGTGACCTCGACGGGCTTGATCTCGCGTTCCACCCGGGTCGGGGCGTCGGTCTGGGCCACGACCTCGGCGGTGATGTCCGTGGCCGTGACGGCGGGCTGCCAGCCGGTGTCGTCGAAGCCCGGTGAGGTCCAGCCCGGGGTCTCCTTGCGGGCGTCGTACTCCTCGCCCATCAGCACATCGGCGGTCTGCAGCGGGCCGGTGGCCGCGCGCCACTGCTGGTCGGTGGTGATGCGCTCGGTGCTGCCGTCGGCGTACACGACCTCCAACTGGGCGAGCAGGGCGGGGTGGTCGCCATACTGGGCCTGGCCGAGCCAGGCGATGTTCCCGGCGTACCAGCCGGGGGCGAGGGTCACACCGAGGGCGTTGGCCCCGGGGTGGAGAGCGTCGGTGACGTCGTAGGTCTGGTACGCCACCCGCTTGCGGTAGTCGGTCCAGCCGGGCGCCAGTTGGTCGCGGCCGACGCGGACGCCGTTCAGGTGCGCTTCGTAGAGGCCCAGTGCCGTGGAGTAGAGCCGGGCGCGCACGATGGGCTTGGCGAGCCGGAAGGTGCGGCGCAACTGGGCGGGGGACTGGAGCGGGAACACCCTGCCCCAGGGCCCACTGCCCCAGGCGGCCAGCTCCTTGGCGGTGGCCCAGCCGCTGTCGTCGAAGTCCCGGTCCGGCCAGGCGGCGGGGGGTTTCGCATCGGTCGTGCGCCACGTGGCGTCCGTGTGGTGGTGGGTGGTGGTGCCGTCGTCGGTGGTGAGCTCCAGGGTGGCCAGCAGCCCCGCCGGGCCCTTCTCGGCGTTGGTCGCCGAGAGGGCGAGGGTGGCGGCGCCCTGCTGCAGGAATTCGGTGACGTCGACGGTGGCCGGATGGCTCCATGCCTTGAGCACACCCAGTGCCTCGCGGGCGGCGACCTCGGTGCCGTTCACATAGGCGGTGAAGCCGTCGTCGGCGGCCACCACCAGCCGGGCGCGGCGGACGGTGCCCGTGGCCCGAACCGAGGCGCGGAACCACCGGGTGGCCGCCGGGGCCTCGGTGGCCGGATCCCCTTCGGGGAACCAGATCCAGGAGGCGCCGTCCAGGGCAGGGGGCGCGGTCAGCGCGGCGGGCGCGGTGATCCAGCGCGCCTGCCACTGCCCGTCGCCCAGCAGCCCGGTCTCCCACCAGGCGGGGGCGGACCACGGGGAGGGGCGGCCGTGGTCGTCCCAGACCCGTACCGACCAGTGGTACCGGGTGCGCGGCCGCAGGGCCGGACCGTCGTAGGGCACCAGGACCGATTGGCGTGACTTCTGTTTGCCGCTGTCCCAGACATCGGGGTCGCCGAGCCGGTCGGGGGAGGTGGCGACCCTGATGTGGTACGCGCTCTGCAACTGGTCGCGGGCGTCGGAGTCGAGGATCCAGCTCAGCCGGGGACGGGAGGTGTCGAGGCCGAGCGGATGGGGCGCGTACTCCACCGTCGTGCTCCGGACCCGCAGCCCGGCGGCGGGGCGGTCCTCGGCGGTGGCGGACGGGGTGAGAGCGGGCAGACCCGTGAGGGCCGTACCGGTGGCAGCGGTGGTGGCGAGCAGGTGACGTCTGCTGATCACGGTCTTCCTCCAGGAACAGCCGGCAGGAACGACGGGCAGGAACGGCTGGCGGGAACTGGCGGGAACGAGGGGATGAAAACGATTCAACCCAAGGCGCCTGGACCGTAGGGCCGGAGCTCTGGGCGCGTCAAGGGGGCTGAATCGATGTGGGTATATCCCGTGCACACCCCCTTGACGGCCGCAAAGTGCAGGGCTAGCTTCCCGGAATCCAGCATTGAAACATTTCATTTCCCGCCCTGGGTACGCGTCAGGAGACTCCGTGAGCCAGCCTGCTTCGACCGGTGTGCCGGTCCTCGCCCTCGAGGGGGTGAACAAATCCTTCGGCGCCGTACGGGCCCTTCGCGATGTCTCGCTCGAGCTCTTCGCCGGTGAGGCCCATGCCCTGGCCGGTGAGAACGGGGCGGGCAAATCGACGCTGATCAAAGCCCTCGCCGGGGTGCACCGGCCCGACTCCGGCCGGGTGCTGCTGGACGGCGAGCCGGTGGTCTTCCACGGCCCCGCCGACGCGCGCGACGTCGGCATCGCCGTCATCTACCAGGAGCCCACGCTCTTCCCCGATCTGTCCATCGCCGAGAACATCTTCATGGGCCGTCAGCCGCGCCGGGCCCTCGGCCGGATCGACCACAAGGCCGTACGGACCTCCACCGCCGCCCTGATGGCGCGGCTCGGCGTCGAGCTCGACCCGGACCGGCCCGCCCGGGGCCTGTCCATCGCCGATCAGCAGATCGTCGAGATCGCCAAGGCGCTCTCCTTCGACGCCCGGGTGCTGATCATGGACGAGCCGACGGCGGCGCTGACCGGAAGCGAGACCGCCCGGCTCTTCTCGGTCGTCGAAACGCTGCGCGCCGAGGGCGCCGCCGTGCTGTTCATCTCCCACCGCCTGGAGGAGATCTTCGAGCTGTGCCAGCGGGTCACCATCCTGCGGGACGGCCGGTGGGTGGCCTCCGAGCCGCTGACGGGGCTGACCCAGGACGATCTGGTCCGCCGCATGGTCGGCCGGGACCTGGCCGAGCTCTACCCCAAGCAGGACAGCCGGGTGGGCGAAACCGCGCTGTCGGTGCAGCGGCTGACCCGAGAGGGCGTCTTCCGGGACGTCTCCTTCGAGGTGCGGCGCGGTGAGATCGTCGCGCTCGCCGGGCTGGTCGGCGCCGGGCGCACCGAGGTCGCCCAGGCCGTCTTCGGCGTGGACCGGGCGGACGCGGGCGAGGTGCGGGTGGACGGGACGGTGCTGCGGCCCGGTTCGCCGACCGCCGCCATGGACGCCGGGCTCGCGCTCGTCCCCGAGGACCGGCGCCAGCGGGGCCTGGTGATGGAGATGTCCATCGAACGGAACATCGGGCTGACCGGCCTCGACCGGCTGGGCCGCGCGGGACTGGTGCAGCGGACGCTGGAGCGCGGCCGGGCGACCGACTGGGCGGTCCGGCTCCAGCTGAAGTACGGCAGCCTCGCCGACCACGTCGGGGTGCTCTCCGGCGGCAATCAGCAGAAGGTCGTGCTCGCCAAGTGGCTGGCGACCGAGCCCACGGTGCTCATCGTCGACGAGCCCACGCGCGGGATCGACGTCGGCACCAAGGCCGAGGTGCACCGGCTGCTGTCGTCGCTGGCCGCCGACGGCCTCGCGGTGCTGATGATCTCCTCCGATCTGCCCGAGGTGCTGGGCATGGCCGACCGGGTCCTGGTGATGCACGAGGGCCGGCTGGTCGCCGAGATCCCGCGCGCCGAGGCCACCGAGGAGTCCGTGATGGCCGCCGCGACAGGGCTCACGGGTGGCGCCGATGGCGCCGGAGTCCCCGGTGTCCCCGGTGTCCCCGGTGTCCCCGGTGTCGCTGGTGTCGCTGGTGTCGCCGGTGAGGCCGGTGTCGCTGGTGTCGCCGGTGAGGCCGCCGCGACCGGGCTCCCCCGTGACGTCGCCGCGACCGGGCCCACCGATGCCACCGCGGCGAGCGGGCGCACCAGCGCGACCGGCGCGACCGGCGCGACCGGCGCGACCGGCGCCACCGGGCGCACCGATGCCACCGGTGATACGGGCGCCACCGGGCCCACCGGCGCCAACGGCGCCACCGCAGAAGGGACCCGCACGTGAGCGTGACCGTCGAGAAACCCGGGAAGCCCGCCGCCGCGCCGGAGACGGCGCGCTCGGCGCGCTCGCTCGTCGACGCTGTCTTCCGCGCGCGGGAGATCAGCATCGCCGGCGCCCTCCTGCTGCTGGTGCTGTTCACCTGGATCGCCGAGCCGCGCTTCCTGGGCGACCAGGGCATCAAGGACGTATTGCTCAACGCCGCGATCCTGGTGCTGCTCGCGGTCGGGCAGTCGGTGGTGGTCATCACCCGCAACATCGATCTGTCGGTCGGCTCCGTGGTGGGCCTGTCCGCCTTCGCCTGCGGGAAGTTCGTCTCCGGCACCGACCACGGGGTGCTGACGGTCTTGGCTCTGGGCCTGCTCGTCGGCGCGGGCTGCGGCATCGTCAGTGGCGCGCTGGTGAGCTTCGGACGGGTGCCCGCGCTGGTGGTGACCCTCGGGATGCTCTACATCATCCAGGGCGTCGACTACTGGTGGGCGCAGGGCGAGCAGATCAACGCGGCCGATGTGCCGCAGCCCGTGCTGGACCTCGGCAGCGGAAGTGCGCTGGGCATCCCGTATCTCCCGCTGATCGCCTTCGCGGTGCTCGCCGGGACCGCGTACGTCCTGCGCACCTACCGCGCCGGCCGTGAGCTGTACGCCATCGGCTCCAGCCCGGAGGCCGCCCGGCTGGCCGGGGTGCCGATCCGGCGGCGCGTGCTCGGCGCGTATCTGTTCTCCGGCGCCGTCTCGGGCTTCGCGGGCGCGCTGTGGCTGGCCCGCTTCGGCACCGTCGTCGCCGACAACGCCCACGGCTGGGAGCTGACCGTGGTCAGTGCGGTGGTGGTCGGTGGCGTCGCCATCGTCGGCGGCACCGGCACGGTGTGGGGAGCGGCGCTGGGCGCGCTGCTGCTCACCACCATCGGCAGCGCCCTGGCCGTGCTGAAGGTCGACTCCTTCTGGCAGGACGCCATCGCGGGTGCGCTGCTGCTGGCGGCCATCAGCGTGGACCGGATCGTGAGGGTGCGCATGACCCGTGCGCTGAGGAAGAGGAGCGCACGATGAAGCTCAGGTGGGACACCGCCGTCGGGGTGCTGCTGGTGGCCGTCTTCCTCACCGGCCTCGGCACCACGGACGGCTTCGCGAGCCGCGACAACCTCGCCTTCGCCTTCAACGACATCGCCGAGGTGGCGCTGATGGCGCTGCCGATGACACTGCTGGTGGTGGCCGGGCAGGTGGATCTGTCGGTGGCCTCGATGCTCGGCCTGGGCAGCGCGCTGACCGGCCAACTGTGGGACGCGGGCTGGGCGTTCGAGACCATCGTGCCGATCGTGCTGCTGGTCGGGGTGGTCGGAGGGCTGATCAACGGCTGGCTGGTCACCCGGGTCGGGCTGCCCTCGCTCGCCGTCACCATCGGCACGCTCGCCCTCTACCGGGGGCTGGCCTCGGTGGTGCTCGGCACGGGCGCCATCACCGACTTCCCCGAGACGTACGCCAAGTGGGCCGTGGACACCACCACCGTGCCCGGCACCTTCCTCACCTATCCGGTGGTGCTGTTCATCGTGCTGGCCGCCATCGCCGCCGTGGTGCTGCACGCCACGGGCCTGGGCCGGTCGCTGTTCGCCATCGGCGCCCAGGAGGACGCCGCCTACTTCGCGGGCCTCCGCGTCAAGCGCGTCAAGCTGCTGCTGTTCGTGGTCAGCGGGCTGATCTCGGCCTTCGCGGGGGTCGTGTTCACCCTGCGGTACGGCAGCGCGCGGGCCGACAACGGCCAGGGCTTCGAAATGCTCGTCATCGCCTCCGTCCTGCTGGGCGGTGTCGACTTCGACGGCGGGAAGGGCACGCTGTTCGGCGCCGTCGCCGGGGTGCTGCTCATCGGCGTCCTGAAGAACCTGCTGACCCTCAATGACGTGGCCAACGAGGTCCAGGTGATCGTCACCGGGCTGCTGCTGGTGGCCTCCGTCCTCACCCCCCGCCTGATCACCACCGTGAGCGCCTGGCGTCACCGGCGCGCCGCCGCCTCGACCAGCTGATCCACCCACGCACCGCGAAAGGTCTCCCCATGAAGAGCTCTCCCGCGCGCCGCCGCGCCGCCACCACCGCCGCCGCGGTCTGTGCCCTGGCCGTGGCCCTGGCCGGCTGCGGCGGCACCACCAAGAAGGACAACGACAACAGCGGCCCCGCCAAGACCGACGCCAAGGCCGACCCCGGCGCACCGCTGAAGAAGGGGCTCAAGCTGGCCTTTCTGCCCAAGCAGATCAACAACCCGTACGAGAAGCTCATCGACCAGGCGGGGATCACGGCCGCCGGGGAGTTCGGCGGCAAGGGCAAGGAGGTCGGCCCGTCCGACGCCAGCGCCTCCTCCCAGGTGTCGTACATCAACACCCTGGTCCAGCAGCGCCAGGACGCCATCCTGATCGCGGCCAACGACCCCAACGCGGTCTGCGGCCCGCTCAAGCAGGCCATGAAGAAGGACATCAAGGTGGTGGCGTACGACTCCGACACCGCCCCGGCCTGCCGTCAGCTCTTCATCAACCAGGCCGGCTCCGAGGAGATCGGCCGCAGCCAGGTCCAGCACCTCGCCGAGCAGCTC contains:
- the rhaI gene encoding L-rhamnose isomerase, with amino-acid sequence MSDVPAVKAALKSQAVETPSWAYGNSGTRFKVFAQPGVPRSPQEKLDDAAQVHAFTKVAPTVALHIPWDRVEDYGALAKYAEERGLKLGAINSNVFQDDDYKLGSVTHPDPAVRRKALDHLLECVDIMDATGSRDLKLWFSDGTNYPGQDDIAARQDRLGEALTAVYDRLGDDQRMLLEYKFFEPAFYTTDVPDWGTAYAHCLKLGPKAQVCVDTGHHAPGTNIEFIVALLLREKKLGAFDFNSRFYADDDLMVGAADPFQLFRIMYEVVRGGGLTSGVAFMLDQCHNIEPKIPAIIRSVMNVQEATAKALLVDGDALAAAQRTGDVLGANAVLMDAYNTDVRPLLAEVREELGIDADPMGAYRGSGWAERIVSERVGGQQAGWGA
- a CDS encoding alpha-L-rhamnosidase; the protein is MISRRHLLATTAATGTALTGLPALTPSATAEDRPAAGLRVRSTTVEYAPHPLGLDTSRPRLSWILDSDARDQLQSAYHIRVATSPDRLGDPDVWDSGKQKSRQSVLVPYDGPALRPRTRYHWSVRVWDDHGRPSPWSAPAWWETGLLGDGQWQARWITAPAALTAPPALDGASWIWFPEGDPATEAPAATRWFRASVRATGTVRRARLVVAADDGFTAYVNGTEVAAREALGVLKAWSHPATVDVTEFLQQGAATLALSATNAEKGPAGLLATLELTTDDGTTTHHHTDATWRTTDAKPPAAWPDRDFDDSGWATAKELAAWGSGPWGRVFPLQSPAQLRRTFRLAKPIVRARLYSTALGLYEAHLNGVRVGRDQLAPGWTDYRKRVAYQTYDVTDALHPGANALGVTLAPGWYAGNIAWLGQAQYGDHPALLAQLEVVYADGSTERITTDQQWRAATGPLQTADVLMGEEYDARKETPGWTSPGFDDTGWQPAVTATDITAEVVAQTDAPTRVEREIKPVEVTEPAPGVHLFDLGQNMVGSVRLTVSGPAGRKIRIRHAEVLDPDGTAYTANLRTARPVDTYTLKGGGPETYEPRFTFHGFRYVEVTGYPGKPSPDAVTGRVMHTAAPFTLSFHTDSALLNQLHSNITWGLRGNFLSIPTDTPARDERLGWTGDINVFSSTAAYAMESARFLTKWLQDMRDGQTDDGSFPNVAPNLGDVGDGVAGWGDAGVTVPWNLYQAYGDTQVLRDNWPAMRRWITYLEKHSTGLLRPAEGYGDWLSVEADTPKDVIATAYFAHATDLVARTAHVLDEDPAPYEDLLTRIKAAFNRAYVSPDGRIKGDTQTAYVLALSMDLLPAALRKPAADRLVALVQERDWHLSTGFLGTPRLLPTLTETGHTDVAYRLLHQRTFPSWGYQIDRGATTMWERWDSIKPDGSFQDVGMNSFNHYAYGSVGEWMYQNITGIAPAAPGFREILIRPRPGGEVRSAEGRYDSLYGPVTTRWSQGEDFTLTVSIPVNTTAQIWVPARRASDITRRGGRLLRMADGCAVFAVGSGTHHFLTRGGPRG
- a CDS encoding sugar ABC transporter ATP-binding protein, which gives rise to MSQPASTGVPVLALEGVNKSFGAVRALRDVSLELFAGEAHALAGENGAGKSTLIKALAGVHRPDSGRVLLDGEPVVFHGPADARDVGIAVIYQEPTLFPDLSIAENIFMGRQPRRALGRIDHKAVRTSTAALMARLGVELDPDRPARGLSIADQQIVEIAKALSFDARVLIMDEPTAALTGSETARLFSVVETLRAEGAAVLFISHRLEEIFELCQRVTILRDGRWVASEPLTGLTQDDLVRRMVGRDLAELYPKQDSRVGETALSVQRLTREGVFRDVSFEVRRGEIVALAGLVGAGRTEVAQAVFGVDRADAGEVRVDGTVLRPGSPTAAMDAGLALVPEDRRQRGLVMEMSIERNIGLTGLDRLGRAGLVQRTLERGRATDWAVRLQLKYGSLADHVGVLSGGNQQKVVLAKWLATEPTVLIVDEPTRGIDVGTKAEVHRLLSSLAADGLAVLMISSDLPEVLGMADRVLVMHEGRLVAEIPRAEATEESVMAAATGLTGGADGAGVPGVPGVPGVPGVAGVAGVAGEAGVAGVAGEAAATGLPRDVAATGPTDATAASGRTSATGATGATGATGATGRTDATGDTGATGPTGANGATAEGTRT
- a CDS encoding ABC transporter permease — its product is MSVTVEKPGKPAAAPETARSARSLVDAVFRAREISIAGALLLLVLFTWIAEPRFLGDQGIKDVLLNAAILVLLAVGQSVVVITRNIDLSVGSVVGLSAFACGKFVSGTDHGVLTVLALGLLVGAGCGIVSGALVSFGRVPALVVTLGMLYIIQGVDYWWAQGEQINAADVPQPVLDLGSGSALGIPYLPLIAFAVLAGTAYVLRTYRAGRELYAIGSSPEAARLAGVPIRRRVLGAYLFSGAVSGFAGALWLARFGTVVADNAHGWELTVVSAVVVGGVAIVGGTGTVWGAALGALLLTTIGSALAVLKVDSFWQDAIAGALLLAAISVDRIVRVRMTRALRKRSAR
- a CDS encoding ABC transporter permease, translating into MKLRWDTAVGVLLVAVFLTGLGTTDGFASRDNLAFAFNDIAEVALMALPMTLLVVAGQVDLSVASMLGLGSALTGQLWDAGWAFETIVPIVLLVGVVGGLINGWLVTRVGLPSLAVTIGTLALYRGLASVVLGTGAITDFPETYAKWAVDTTTVPGTFLTYPVVLFIVLAAIAAVVLHATGLGRSLFAIGAQEDAAYFAGLRVKRVKLLLFVVSGLISAFAGVVFTLRYGSARADNGQGFEMLVIASVLLGGVDFDGGKGTLFGAVAGVLLIGVLKNLLTLNDVANEVQVIVTGLLLVASVLTPRLITTVSAWRHRRAAASTS